From Camelus dromedarius isolate mCamDro1 chromosome X, mCamDro1.pat, whole genome shotgun sequence, one genomic window encodes:
- the LOC116151651 gene encoding melanoma-associated antigen B4-like produces MPRGRKSKCRARIKRHQARLETQNLQGARATEAAAAEGETPSSPSSVSQGSPPSSPAAGTSQQPEGAVAPSSPEAGSACSGSEQGAQSQEERASASQAAYSAQSSLRDPLTRKACKLVQFLLEKYKTNEPITQTALLKIVKKKYKEHFPEILRRVSERLELVFGLELKEVDPSSHSYALVCKLGLPSDENLSGDRGLPKSGLLMTLLGVIFMKGNRATEEEVWEFLGALGVHPGKRHLIFGEPRRLITKDLVQQKYLEYRQVPDSDPPRYEFLWGPKAHAETTKMKVLEVLAKINGAVPRAFPKLYEEALKDEEEIAGVTAAVRAAARAKARACSKAKSCSSSQV; encoded by the coding sequence ATGCCTCGGGGGCGCAAGAGCAAGTGCCGTGCCCGCATAAAGCGCCACCAGGCCCGGTTGGAGACCCAGAATCTCCAGGGTGCACGGGCCACTGAAGCTGCCGCAGCAGAGGGGGAGACCCCCTCCTCGCCCTCTTCTGTTTCTCAGGGTTCTCCCCCGAGCTCCCCTGCCGCTGGCACTAGCCAGCAGCCTGAGGGAGCCGTGGCCCCCAGCTCTCCCGAGGCGGGGAGTGCGTGCTCGGGGTCTGAGCAAGGTGCCCAGAGCCAAGAGGAGAGGGCCAGCGCCTCCCAGGCAGCATACTCCGCTCAGAGCTCTCTCAGAGATCCTCTGACCAGGAAGGCGTGCAAGTTGGTGCAGTTCCTGCTGGAGAAGTACAAGACCAATGAGCCCATCACGCAGACAGCCCTGCTGAAGATCGTCAAAAAGAAGTACAAGGAGCACTTCCCCGAGATCCTCAGGAGAGTCTCTGAGCGCTTGGAGCTGGTCTTTGGCCTGGAGCTGAAGGAGGTCGACCCCAGCAGTCACTCCTATGCCCTGGTCTGCAAGCTGGGCCTCCCCAGCGACGAAAATCTGAGTGGTGATAGGGGGCTGCCCAAGTCTGGTCTGCTGATGACGCTCCTGGGCGTGATCTTCATGAAGGGCAACCGTGCCACTGAGGAGGAGGTCTGGGAGTTCCTCGGTGCGTTGGGGGTCCACCCTGGGAAGAGGCACTTGATCTTTGGGGAGCCCAGGAGGCTCATCACCAAAGATCTGGTGCAGCAGAAGTACCTCGAGTACCGCCAGGTGCCCGACAGCGATCCTCCCCGCTATGAGTTCCTGTGGGGCCCGAAGGCCCACGCTGAAACCACCAAGATGAAAGTGCTGGAGGTTCTGGCCAAGATCAATGGTGCGGTCCCCAGGGCCTTCCCCAAGCTGTATGAGGAGGCTCTGAAAGATGAGGAGGAGATAGCTGGGGTGACAGCTGCGGTCAGGGCTGCAGCGCGTGCCAAGGCCCGTGCATGTTCCAAGGCCAAGtcctgcagctcctcccaggTCTAG